The sequence AatctaataagtaataattttactatgtacaatactaaaatggaaataaaaatatatatcaacattCTCAAAGGAATCAGTTTTATAAACATTCATtattttccaagtttttttccCAATTACATTAAACACATTacaatgcaataaaaattttaaataaatgtctactaaataaattaaaatttcaatactTAAATGTAAATCTTATTATATCACATTGTAATGTGTTTTTATAtcacttaaaaataaaatatattatgatacgatagaatttaatttacattattttttaacttCGTATGACTGATATGCAATTTTGGAAGATGAAGTGTAAAATTGCAAAAACTGGCaacataaaatttttttattttgcaaaaactCCCTCTAAATAACTCTCCCCACAGCGATGTAATTACTAATAACAAAGTATCTTTTTGAAATTACACAgtatttaaagttaaaaatatgGCTGACGATCTATAACTCTTTCTAAAGTCAGAAAATAAATTGTCAACTCTTTTAATAATACCATATTCAATtagaaaaactgaaaaactttccaaaataacctaatagaaaaataagtaaattttcaaaatagctattcacaagtaaaaaaaagtaaacaatgtACCAAAACTAGTCATtagcaaaagtaaaaaacatgccaaaacaaataaaattagttaaGATTGAGTCAACCATAAAATTTAATGATcgtaaatttaataaattttcattatattacCTAAAAACACAAAGTTCATTTAAGTGTTTTGACTTAAACATTACAAGTTAATTTACTGTCAAAATCAAGATTAATTCCTGAAATATGAGCCTCCTCTTAACCAGTATAAATGGAGGATTTTGTCCTCTaactatcaaaaaaaaagaaaaaagaattttgtTCAACTTTCTTAGTTCATTGTTGAAGCTAATTAAGGTAAAAAGTACTCTTTAATCCTCAGCGATGAATGAACGCGACAGTATCGCTTCTTCCGAACCACAGTCGAGAACTCAGCAGTCGGCTGTCGACTCCTCCTTGCCTCCTTTGAGCCCTTCTTCGTCGTCATTACATCGTCATCCACTTAGATCTATGAACCTTTCTCCACCGTTGTNTTTATCCCATATGTTGCAATcacaaaaatgtaattttataaattggagaattaagattattttaaatatatttattcgaTATGTTGTAatctaataagtaataattttactatatacaatactaaaatggaaataaaaatatatatcaacattCTCAAAGCAATCagttttattaaaattcattattttccaagtttttttccCACTTACATATAAAACACATTacaatgcaataaaaattttaaataaatgtaaataaattaaagtttcaATACTTAAATGTAAATCTTGTTATATCACATTGTAATGTGTTTTTATATcacttacaaataaaatatattatgatacgatataatttaatttacattatttttaacATCGTATgacataatttaatttacatgtGGAGGATAACAAAAAACCTTCATCGCCTCCTTCGGGTGTGAAGAGAAGAGCAGGAAAAAACATTGAACCTTTAAGCAAACACTAGAGGAGTGTTTGAGTGGATAGTTGTTTCAGTAACTTCTTGGAGCTACCTCTTTCTCCGGGTGTTGTTTCCTCTACTAGTTCGGCTGATGGAGACTACCAGAATACTTTAGACCTCAAAGACGAGTATACTGCTGATGAATtgaaaaagatttcaaaatgtACTAAACTTACCGAGATGAAATCTGATCCTAAGAAAGTCAGAGGGTAAGTTTTGAGATagctttttgtttcatttttatcataCATTTATCCATATGTATTGTCTTTCAGAATCTTGGCAAACAGAGAAGCAGCTGCACGTTCAAAGAAGAGGAAGTCACAATACCTTCTTGACTTGGAACACCAAGTAAATTTTCTTGAGAAGGATACCACTTTGATGCAAGAAAAAGAGATGTTTTTGGAGGTGAGACATCATATTAGCAACTATGAAATTGTCATATCTAAACTCCGTATAAAAATGATTCATGTTATGATCTTAGTGAATTTATATTGTTGTTGCATGCAGAATGCTAAGAACATGCTGATTGATGAGAAGGAGTTCAGGATTCGACTTGAATCGTTGGAGCAACAAGCAAAACTTCATGACGGTACACATCATCTAATTAATTTCCAGTGATACTTAAtcaagttttttgttttcaaatctatagtaaatttaaaattttcgaaCATAAACGGTTGTAACTGGGTGATCTTTGTTTATGACCTCACTCGTGTAGTAATGTTAaatcatatttgatattttaacgCATAAAAACACATTTAAGATCTTCATGCTTAAGGCAGGATTTTATTAGATCCTTAACTGTGAGATACATTTATTATTCTCCGCTATACCATAGACgtaatatttgttgttatgtgtGAACAAAATAATTCGGTTGCATGCAGAAATCAAAAGTCCAAAGGCGACGACAACGTTGAACGAACAATTGAGTGTGGAAGCACAACGGCTGAAGGAAGTATTAGCATCAAACGAACAACTGAGTGTAGAAGTCCAGCGGCTAAAGATGGCAATAGGTGATGTGATGCATAACGACGGCTATCAAATTGACCCAAACATCTTGCAACAACTCACCATTAATGAGTCCGATAAGCCACAGACAAGCAAGCAGCTCTGACTTTTATGGACAAAACTAAGGGTGTTcggtgacactggcaatcctatgGGTTCTAGGATTGgagttatatttagttttttttttgttttttacaaatattgAGGGTCATGGtgagagtaaaaaaaatctatctcaATAGTCTTGCTCATAATGATAGATAGATTTAATGATTGTAACCGTGAGGTCTCAAACAGTATgacctttttatatatatatatatatatatctagttaTGTTTTTCCAGTGAAGCTATGTTACGTTTTTAGATCGATAATTAAGCATATGTAACTTTATGAATTTCTCTATGATAATTCATTAGCAACTTTTATCACttctattaatttaatttaagtaatttctatttttatactCAAAATCAAGTTGTAAGTTATATACATCTTCTATATATTGAAAGAAAGACATGATTGGAGAATATGTCAAACTCATGTTTTCTCAACTTTCCTACTTAATCAAAtcagttattttattaaacttacTAGTTACTAGTATTTTCTGGTACTATGTACATATACGGTATAATAGACATCAATCTGGTTACCATTTTTACTGTTCTTGTTATAATTGGAACTCCGTAGAGAATGTTATTCACGATCAGATCAAATCCAAGATCATATCTATGCTAAACAGATCAAATCCAAGATCATATCTATGCTAAAGGAATATTCTAGAGATATACTATtaaaacgacctgacccgtttttttaataataaaatataaatagtaataataactaatctacaactagtggtcctatacccactactcgcctaaccacaatcacaatctaCAACGGAAATAATACCAATACCATTAACCAATAaattatccaataaataataaccaataagcAGTATATcaattccaataaccaacaacagGGAAACATATAACCGACAATCCTAACAAtattctaatgacccaactttagcaacctagcaatgccaaacaacaaccaatcgagtctctagaacatcctcctcttcatttccttgattccacgatcacactttgcctttacctacaccacaaacacaaattgcaatgcatgagtattttattaACACTCAGTAacgcaatcctcccatctactgagttatacacacaagcaatagagatactctaaccatcaaacaacaatcaacaaacaaaccaggcactgcatcgaccgacacaagcttgcatcgaccgacacaacctggggactgcatcgaccgatgctcccattgcatcgaccgacgaaTGCTCGACATTACGCGGAAACCCTAGGTGCCTCGACcaacgcctccacatggcatcgaccgatgctcctaggttaatccgcgccgtcctcgcactgcatcgaccgacgcacaaagtgcatcgaccaacacacatgtcgagcattgttttccccgaagcttctcgccggatcttcgttcctacaagccacaaactcgatcccaagccacaaggaAGCCTCACACGAACCTAgataacgttctaacaagctaCACAACACAGAAACACGCAAATCAGAGAATCTCCAgattagataagccatggtcatgaacttacctttgccacagaagaaatccgacccaaacacaggaGGTTAATGCTCCTAGGAATCTTCTACAAttatcccagctacagatctctacaggaacagtctcaaatctcccaaaaacctcaagaacactcaagaaccttttctctcttctccttttctctcaaaaacggccaaactcgccgaatgagacaaaactcgagtttacaattctcccccaccaacatagattcgtcctcgaatctcgaacatcCATCAGCCAAGGAATCTCGTGCAatcgtctccacggcccgcactcctctgagtgatctacgaaaggtcatctctaggcgatagactcacgttccaggcactattcgctctcgacttttggactttcttttactcacaggcctaaatcTTGAGTTTTTATCGGCTCCTCATCAGACTGAAGTCTGCATGCCATGATATTGGCTCCCCATCGGGCcgaagcccgcatgccataatatataaagaagtccaatactcgtctctcatGTTGTCACCCTAcaacgcgcccccggatcgtcatccgaagtcgatataccatccatactctcaagccacaaaatCTCATAATATGatggtactaggagaacctaagtcccccaagagtcgcgagcaaacaattctgaacacgtctgagtcctatccctatccaggtttccttcacAAGGCTCGcataagacaacacaatgtcctaccaaccacatattccctcactggaatacctcatgaccacacaaagatcatctcactgccccacaggtcgccacaaaggccaaacaaatgtcctaaacaggaccgcctcaaaggccaaacaaatgtcctaaacaggaacgccaccaaggccaaacaaatgtcctaaacaggaccgccacaaagtcccaacaaatgtcctaaacaggaccgccatcaaggccactcgtcccaaaggatcgtcacgaagaccactcgtcccgaaggaccgcctaaacaggcaacttaatggccagaaaatgtgccgacttagtcaaccggtctacaatgacccaaatagcatcaaacgtcctggacactggcaaaccaaccacgaagtccatagtaatcatatcccacttccactctggaatgggaagactcttcagcaatctACCTGGTAcatgatgctcagccttcactagctgacacacatcgcacctcgcaacccaactagccacgtccttcttcatcccgacctagtgatagtacctcttgagatcatggtacatcttagtcgctcctggatgaatagagaacatgctcgcatgagccacTCTCAGGATCtcttgcctcaactcctcatccttaggcacacaaatccgcccatgcaccaaatagtaccattagccgaaacctgatactctgaatcaacatcctttgaggcattcaccagcgccaaatccttctcctgagccaactgCACTCTGCTCAACTGATCTGCTGTATCAGCTGccaccaaacccaacggctcctgtgAAACAACACACAGATTcaatgcactgatctctcctaccagagactccataccatgctcctgagccgaagccgcccgcttccgactcaaggcatcagcaaccaagttagccttaccagggtgataggctatctccaaatcattatccgccaccagctccatccaccgcctctacctcaaattcagcttgggctgagtgaatatatactttaggctcttatgatccATAAACAcgtgtacctttgcaccataaagataagatctccaaattttcagggcaaaaactacaacacccatatccaagtcatgagtaggatagttgtccttatgtttccgcaactgccgcgaagcataggcaatcaccttcccatattgcatcaacacacaccccaaaccaactctggatgcatttgtatacaccacatagggttcttGTGAGATCCCGACCCTAAAATCTCGTACATGGCCGTACAGGCCAATAAAAATTTCTTAGGGCCTATGTAAATTCTACTCGTTCGTTTAACAGTTTCCAACAACGGATATGTAAAACAGGtgaaataacttaaaaatacgCATTCATTAATTCCAAGGTTCAATTCATCCTTACCACCCATGCGTGGTAATGATACAAATCGTATAATAAAAGtccataaattaaaactacCCAAGCCACCAACCTCTTCCTCTCTTGCCTccgtcacacgagctggtcagccactaaaATCCTGATCACCGGACCTTTCTTTTCCTGCGTCCATaaaaaggaggcgtaagcaaacaagtttgcttagtggagcggtcatcccatctcactaggctcagttcaatAATCTCAATCCAACATAGGTTAGTTCAATCAAGTCATGCATGTCAAAGAACCATGGGATAGCTGTCCAAATCGTTTAGACCAACTTCTGAATATTGCAATATAAACATTAACAAGCCAAGCAAGCAATCACGAATAACCATCGGTCAAGAGATCGACCATAgaactcggccacagtcacgcactcaccttcggttTTGACCTACGGTGTTAATCTCTCGATTCCTATGCCCAAATCTGATCCTCGCCTCTACACGGACAGATCTACATCGTTAACCACTGATGTATGAACCATAAACTATCGACTGATCAAGGTGGAAAAAGACTTACCATTCTTCTCTCGATCTAGACTTAGGGAATTCTCGGTCAAGCTCTATggaaactcttctctctctcttgcggCGGCTAAAAAGGTCTTATGGGAAACTAGAAAATTTCTCTAAGGGTTTCTATCCCTTATATAGTGTCGACTAAACCGCCTCGAGTTGCCTCAAACGATAAGCCTTATCGTCCCCTAACTTCCATACATTTTGCATCTATCCTTACCCGACCAACTTTGCCTTTtccgcgagtttccatttctctcgggtttcctttCCCGTAAGTTGGCTTCAATCTTCGCAAGATAGTCCTACTTCACTATCACTCTTACTATCACTATCACCATCACTCGGACTTTCACTTAGACTAAGTACCGAAATCTTCCCATATTCATCCAGAAACTTACATGCCTCCATCATCTACAATGTAAGTCAAGGATCCCTTTTTCTACAACTCAAACATTTGTTCACTACTTCGGTAGTCTCGAACACTCCATTTTCCTCTGAATCCAGCGACTATCAAATCACGGCTATTGTCCTTTACGGACCATGATTCGTCCTATTCTTGTTCCGAGGTTTGTACCGCTATCGATCGCATTCGCGTACCGCTATCGATCCTTATCAGCACTGACTGCCGTACCGCTATCGGCACTTATCGATATTGGTTGTCGTACCGCTATCGGCTTTTATTGGCACTGGTTGTTGTACCACTATCGGCACTTATTGGCACTGGTTGCTATACCGCTATTGGCACTTATCGGCACTGGTTGGCGTACCGGTATCGGCACTGGTTGTTGTACCGCTATCGGCACTGGTGGGCGTACCGCTATTGGCACTTATTGGCACTGGTTGCCGTACCGCTATCGGTACTTATTGGCACTTTCTCGATCGTACCGCGGTCGTACAATCTCATGAACTGCGTACGTACCAACTCACATACCGCGTACGTACCAACTCATGTACCGCTGGTACCGAGGGAACAGGTCTTTAtagttctccctgctcaggcaaagccaacactggggCGGTAGTtagcatctccttcaggcttgcaaaaccctcctcgcactcctgtgaccaaacaaaaggaacatccttccctgtcaacatAGTCAttggacgtgctctgcttgcaaacccctgcacaaacctcctgtaataacctgccaacccaagcaaactcctgatctttgtggcattctgcggtctaggccaatccttgatagcctgaatcttctccggatatagagaaaccccatctgcaaaCACAATTTAacctagaaaacccatctcacgctgccagaaactacacttgctcagcttagcaaacaacctctgctcccgcagcttcaccagaactgccctcaaatgcactgcttgctcttcaggactcttagaataaacctggatatcgtcgatgaaaatgatgacagacacgtccacaaaatcctgaaacacgctgttcatcaatctcataaacgctgctggcgcgttagtcaacccaaacggcatcagcACAAACTAATAATGCCTATACCTCGTCCtaaaagcagtcttcctcacatctgcctcatctatcgggatctgttgataacccgacgccagatctatctcggggaaccaagtagcacctctcaactgatccaacaactcagcgatcctcggaagagggtacttgttcttcatagtgacccGGTTGACACTcatgtaatcaatacacaagcagaaactcccatccttcttcttaacgaataacaccagctctctccacggtgatacactaggacggattaatctcttgctcaacaaatcctctagctgcttcttcagctctgccatctctgctggagccatcctgtaaggagccttggataacggtgtcatccctggttccagttcaatcataaaaggatcagaccgag comes from Camelina sativa cultivar DH55 chromosome 19, Cs, whole genome shotgun sequence and encodes:
- the LOC104767941 gene encoding transcription factor RF2b-like, with product MKSDPKKVRGILANREAAARSKKRKSQYLLDLEHQVNFLEKDTTLMQEKEMFLENAKNMLIDEKEFRIRLESLEQQAKLHDEIKSPKATTTLNEQLSVEAQRLKEVLASNEQLSVEVQRLKMAIGDVMHNDGYQIDPNILQQLTINESDKPQTSKQL